TCATATGAAGATGACTGACGATTTAGTGCTTATGAGAACATCTCTGATAAAGAAcacagcctcctgcctgcttcTTTGCGTAGCCTAGGAATTTAAGATGGATTCTACCAGGTGTCTGAGAAGCTATGCTTGGAAGAACACAAGCAGTCCCTGGGGCGTTCAGTAAATAGCCTCTGAGCCTGGTAAAAAGTAAGCATCGCAGGAAATTAGGACCATCACATTACTGGCCCACGTGGCTGAACCGTGGAGTCTTGGTTACTGCTGGAGTGACGGCAGTTGAAGTCTGCCTTTGGGAAGGAGAATTTTTAGTATTGTCAATCTATTTTTTGAAGCCTGAATTGTTTGTGTATGCTGTGGAACTTGTAGCTTTGCCTGGACTTTCCCTGCACTCTTCTAGTAAATTTTTgcataactaattttttttttgtgtttttttttaataataggaACTTCCAGTGAATCTGGATGACTTCTTGTTACCAACAGATCCTGACTATGCCCAGGACATGTATGTCATTGGGGTTCAAGAAGGCTGTCCAGACAGGTAGCAAAAACAATGTAATGAAccatccttttttcttgttaactagttagtttgtttttaattagtcTGGAAATAAACTACCATCATATTCTCAATAAACTACCCATTTAATAAGTCTGTGAATTCCATTGCATGAGCACCAGGGGAAATGGTTTTTAGAGGAAAATGTCACAAAAATCCATAAATACAGGACTGTGTCCTGTTGTCAGGGCAGCTAACAGTAAAACTCCcatttgatttcagtggacATCTCCCCATAGATCTCAGCCAGCTATGAGCTAGCTCACGGGCTGGCCGTTAGCATTAGCAATGATGTGCTCAGTAGTAGTACATTGATTCAAATTTCTAGTCTGTCTGAGACTGAGCAACCTTAGAAGAGCAGGTTGAAGtcaaactctgctttttttagGAAATCTTCCTGGTGGGACttgtttttcatagaatcatagaatggtttggcaGTGGAGGTTTTGCTTACGCTTACTTGACGTTCTTTATCAGAGGGATTGCGCTGTTTTCACAATGCTGACCTCCTTCCCTGGTTATTGTCTCTTGTATTGTCCTTGTGATCTAGCTGTTGTTCTTTCCTGCAGAAGAGAGTGGGAGATCCGCCTGCAAGAGACGCTAGGCCCCCACTATGTCATGCTCTACTCTGCTGCTCATGGGGTGCTGTACATGTCAGTCTTCATTCGAAGGGACCTGATCTGGTTCTGCTCAGGTGAGTGGTCCAGTAAGAGCTGGAGAGTGGGGAGGTGAAAGGACTGCTGCCATCGAGTGTCTTGTCCTTTCTCCAGGGCTGTCCCTCACCTAACATTCCTGCTCGCTGTCTAGAGGCTTTGCAGTCAAAGcagcttctttttctgcttccagaagTGGAGTATGCCACGGTGACAACTCGAATTGTATCTCAGATCAAAACCAAAGGAGCTCTGGGAATCTGCTTCACATTTTTTGGCACCTCCTTTCTCTTCATCACCTCCCACTTCACATGTGAGACATTTACAATCTTTTAGAAGTGTCCTGAatgagggaggagggggggttGCTTTACAGAGGTAAAAAGCTGCAGGGGGATGGAGGAGCAGGACAGACTGAAGTCAAAGCTCAGGATTGCTGGTAGCAAACTTACAAAAGAactgtatttagaaaaacaggaataaaCTGTGCACAATTGTATCCCTTTTTCCACACtttctgtcattatttttcaatCTGTATGCTCTTTGGGTCAGAGCGTTACATTTTACATGTGGAAAATGCCTGATGGCCTTTGGAAGCTCCTGTTGTAACCAGAACTGGTGACTGAATGACAGTGACGCACCGTTGGCAGTAATGGGatttctgtctttcagctgGGGACAGTAAGGTGAATGAGAGGAAGCTGGACTACAATAAAACCATTCAAACCCTTACACTTCCCAAGAATGTTCCGGACACAAACCCGTATCGATCCAGTTCTAGTAAGTGTGAAACCATGCTTGTGTGGGAGCCCAAATGAACCGAGTTTGTGCGTTGTCTTTCAGTCTACACTAAGGAAGAGAGAATGAGAGTGCTAATTTGGATGGTATAAAAAGACACCACAGGTCTTTGTGTCTGAGGATGGTTGTTATtcacgtgattttttttttttttttttaggtgggGCATaattttggggggggatttGAGCGAAAAAGTTGAAATGGAAGGGGAGAGACaaatttcaaaaggaattttcatgtgatgtatttttttctcagaacagCAATAAGAAGAATTTGGTGTAATTTTTATCAGTGTTATGTCCAAGTGTTTTCTAGAACAAGTAGAAATTACTTTATTGTAAAACTTAAGGAACAGTATTTCAATTTGCATATACACAGGTCAGCGTATTGTTTGCAAAATTCCATTATTGTTTCTTAAGACTGTGCTGTTAACATGACGTCTAGATATATACCTAAGCCCTTTTTCTAGAAAGGTGCATTTACTCTTTATCTGTGGTGTAGCATTAGGGTTTTGCATTCATACTATTTTTAGGTCCTATAGATAGTTTGGtctcttttcagctttttgtaggatttttaaaatttctgttctgttttctactGGGTTTTTATTACCATATTCTGTGATGGTCAGAGGCAGAAAACATGCTCAAGTATCCTATCTCctgctagtaaaaaaaaaaaatttatgctTGTTCCTTGAACATACCTAGCAGCATTCTCAGTAAGCTGTGCGTCAAACAGCTCTCACTTCAAAAGAATTAAGtgagtttcattttaatgagtGTGTAGCTACATCatatactttaattttcttcaaaaggagatttggggaagaaaagttgggttgttttttttttttctttttgctttcagaactTTTCAGGATGTTTAGCTTTATACTGACGCTTTTGGCTTGAATTTGCAGGTGATGTCACAACTCGGTTTGATGAAGTATTCTGGTTTGGTGACTTCAACTTCCGATTAAATAAGGATCGCGAGACTGTGGATTCCATCTTGAACCAGAACCCAGAAACAGACGTGTCCAAGCTACTGGCGTATGACCAGCTCACTAGTGAAATGCGTAGGGGTGAGGGACAGCTGGTTTTCTCCCTAGTCTCTAGGAACAGAGATATCTACACGCAGAAATAATTACAGCCAAACCCCTATTTCCTAGAGAcctttcctgctttctcctgTTAAGTTCCCTAAAAAAGGAGGTCAGCAGTTGTCAAATACAGTGGCAGTCTGTAGAAGGGACTTTTTGCTATAGCGTTTTGCTATATATAGCGTATCTCCCAAGCAATTTACTATGCTGTTTCATCTGACTCCTATAAACTGGACATCATTCTGTCAGAGTGTCTAGGGCATTTAGATTTCAATAGCTAGCATCTGCAAAGTGTCATGAGCTTTCAGTAGAAGGGGAAGTACATGCACCAAGTgttctttgtttaaaacagCCACTGACTAAATAACCACTGGCTGTTTTTTATCCTCACTATGTAAGAACTTGAGCTTGCTCCCTTTCTGGAGCCCACGCCCAGGTTTTTCTAGTCATGTATGTACATGGCTGCTGTTGCTAGCCAGCATTAGTTAAGcagcgctgaataaacacaGTGTGCTGGGTTCTTAGGAAGAAGGAATTTGTTGTTCATActgttttccccttcccttaCAGGGTCTATTTTCAAAGGATTCCAAGAGGCTGACATTCATTTCCGTCCTTCCTACAAGTTTGACATAGGAAAGGACAGCTATGACACCACTTCCAAACAAAGGACTCCTTCCTACACGGTAAGGGATGATTTCAGAGCAGCGTGCTCAAAGGGCTGCTCAGCCTCACATCTGCCTCCAAAAGGGATTCTCACCTGCgagaaaaagctgctttctgcagttgGTCTGTGTGAGATACGGTCGTGCTGGAATTTGTTGCTTAAGGGCAACAGGGCACGGGAACTGGTTTGGAAGAAAGGATTGTTGAACCTGTGAGCACAGGGAGAGTTTGGCACAGGCTGCTCATCTTATTTTCCCTGTCTTACATCCTGTTCCAGTGCGTTCTCCCCTGtgctcagggctgggctgaTAACCGTTTTTGGGATGACACACACATTCTTCATGAGTGTGTCCCTGTCCAAGACAATTTCACTAAGTGGAGTGCGATAAATGACTGGATGTGTCTCTTGTGAACCAGTGCTTCTTTCCAGGGTGGATGTGCAAAGGGAGTTACCATCAGTCTCCCCTCTCTTTCTGCCTCCCAGGATCGAGTTGTATACCGCAGTCGGTACAGAGATGACATCCATGCTGTCAAGTACTCCTCTTGTCCTGTGATCAAAACTTCAGACCATCGGCCTGTATTTGCCTTGTTTCGTGTGAAAGTCAGGCCTGGCAGAGACAAGTTAGTACCTCCTCATGCCTCTCTGTATGATTGCATGTGGCTCCAGTGATCCTGAGGATACGCTCCTGTTCGGAGTTTGTCCTCTCAGGAGAGTTCCTGAAATAGAGTTTGTCCCACGtagctctctgcagcctgtttGGTTTTACCCAACACATGCTCTCAGTGGTCAGAGCAGTAAGAGCACTTGAACCTTGCACTGACATCTGAAATCCCTCTGCCAGGTCCCTTAATCCTCCTGAGGGAGATAAACAGAGTCTGTTGCAATTGCCTGTAAATCTCTGTTTTATCTGAGATGCAGCTCTGTTTTTCCTATCAGCATGGacagctttcctcttctgttcctctttccctctttggGATCGATactgtttttcctccccagtGGTGGCTGCATTTCAACATAGCTGTACATCAGTGGAGTATTTTGAGATCCTCCAAGTTCTTAATGTCCCACCGTGGGCTGTCGTGCTAGTAGAACTCCTTAGAAAATGCGGTCATTGAAATGTAGTTAGTATTGTGAAAACCCTTACCGTGTTGCTGTGGAAGAACAACTTTGTTTTACCGATTTTTCTCCCACAGCCTTAAGAAAGTAAAACTTAGATTTCTGGCCTTTATTGTATGAACTAGTTGGGAAATGTTGGGCAAACAAGCAGAATGTATTTGTGCCCTGATCGAATTGCTTGTGTTTATATTGTAGCATTCCCCTTGCTGCAGGGCAGTTTGACAGAGAACTCTATTTAATTGGAATAAAGAGGCGGATTACAAGGGAACTTCAGAAACGGCAAGAGCAAAAGGACCAAAAATCCAGCAGCATATGTAGCATTTCCTGAGCTGAGAACTCTGCGATGCTTGTGTTAGAGGTGCCAGGAAAGGATTTCAGGCCACAGCAAACTCTGCAGGGAATCGTCTGCTTAAGCACCTCTGGCAGTTGCTGTGGCTTGTGAAGAATGTCTTAAACCTCATCTTGGATTCATCTGCATGAGCTAATCCACGTAGCTCAAGtgcttttgctgaagaaaatggagtCATTTATTTAGGACATCCATCCCAACAGATGTAATTGATTTGGTTTTAACTATACTATCTCTGGAAGTAACCGGGTGCAATCTTTTGGTTCCAAGACGACTCCACGCAGGGGCACAGCTTCTGGCATTGGCATGACCGGGGGCAGGGGACCTAAGAAAAGCCCGCAGAAAGatgaatgtttttgtttgtctgtttgatCTGGTTAGCTTACATACATTGTGcggttgtttttttcctccttatctGTAGCCAAGCGTACGGTTTTCTGTAAAATGCGTAACAGGGACCAGTTAGGGGAGTTGGGCAGCTTTGTGTAAGGATGGTGCTCCTGTCTTGGGCTTTTTTGGTCCTCTACAGCAAGCTCTGTGTGAATGTACTGCTGTACATTGGAAGTGTAGAAACATTGCCTTTCAATAATTATTCTGTAGGCCTTCTGTTACTAAGGGGGTAAATATCAATCTCTCACACCATGTATTTGGCTGTTGAGACTGCTTGAACCAATCCCTTAACTCACTTGCCCTCTCCAGGAGTGATAAAACACTAcctgccttcagcagcaggaCACTCGAGTTGAAAATAATGGTCTAAGTACAGCTACTGTGTAATACTTCACCAAAGTGATTACAACATCAAGTGAGTACACTAGGGAAGTAAGCAGAGGAACTGCAGCAAGTCAGATCAGCACAGTTCCCTTACCTCTGATTACTGTTAattcctttggttttatttttccaattcaGTGAACTGTGAATAACTTGCGATTTTTGAAGTAGTGTTGTCTTAAGGCGAAACATACTACATGGACCGGTATGGCACTGGTAAAATGTTAAGTACAGCTAATACTTAAAAACTCTTCATGGGCACCAATCAGCTGGATCATTAATCACCTTAGTACATAAACCACCATGCAAACAACTTGGAGGAAGTGCTGCTAACTATGCAACCTGTCCAAGACAGCTTCTGTTCTGCGGTACAAACATTTATGGCACTGACCTGTCTGTAGCCATCAGGTATTtggatttcctttctttttaaaggaataaaaataaattaatgcaaTACCTTAAATGAGAACCAGCTTTTATTGCAGGGTTGTCAGAACTAGAGTTCGTTGACTATGATGTGATGCATGCTAACCGTTTGGGTGACCTGAGCCATTTGTCTTCAGCTGGAAAAGCGGGACGGATTTCTTTGGAATCATTTGCATTGAACAAACAGCACATTTCACCTGCCAGTTCAAGAAACTCAGTCATTTAGAGATcgctttatttttttacaaacatACACAACAACTGAACAGGACCTTCATACTGTGGGTTCCACAAGAAGCAATGCAACATCTTCTTCTAGTtgcaagaagaaagggaagtgGATAACGCAGGTAATAGCTGCCTCTCAGTGTTCTGCTCCCAGTCTGATTGCTCCTTAAAATACACAGCTAGCCAGGGAAGTGCTGCAATGCagccatttacatttttaagccCCTATATTAGGGGATCATGtaaatcaaatgttttattcCTCTCTTTTGGGGCTCCATTTCTTCAGTATGTCAAATGCCTAGCACTTAGCTTCATGTCTTTCTGTAACATGGTCTCGGTCACTTTCAAGATCTATGAGCTTTCTAAATGTTCTCATTTTGTTGATCTTGACTCCTAGCTGAGCGGTATTTCTGCTGTGAGACAGATAATTATGTTGTCTTTTTGCAAGGCCTTAAGTTCATCTGAGTGACAATTAGGAGAGTAGGTATGAGTTCAGCAACTCCTTTAATAACTTTGTTTGTATACCAACTCTGGAGTAAAAGAACTTTTATTCTTTAGCATAGTTCATTTGCAAGTGAAAAACCTGAAGAACAGTCTAGAATGAAAGCAATCCTAAGTGTCCATGTAGCATTATGCATAGTATCTCTGTAGATGAACTCCACAGAAACTTAGTTATGCCATAGGTCTACTTTCCTCTGAGCTCTAGCAAAATTATGAAGCTACTTCATTTCCAGACATGTGACTTCTAGTAATACTACAGATGGTAAATTACACTGATGAAATGGATCCATGATGCTTGTAACAAAACCTGGACTGTGGTAAGCTTGTTGCGTAGCTTCACATGGATAATAACTAGTATTTTCCTAATTCAGTTTGGCAAAGTCTTTGTTCACCTTGGTAACAGCTACAAATATTCTTTGAATTCAGATATGTAAGCCAAGCTCTTTAACATGCCACCACATTCCTCAAGAAGGGCACAAACCAGGGCCTCCAGTGACAGtcccacttctgctgctgctacgATTACGTGGCAACACACAGCACTGACTTACTTCTCAGATACATGCTTTCAGTTGTAGTGATGAATATTTTGGCTTGCTGTGTTCTCCCCAGGGCCAAGAGAAGGCTGTATACACTGATCTTCTCTTGTAACTTAGAGAGTGGAAGTACTCATCCAGAGCCCAACATAACGAGCTCTTCACGTCCAGTGTTCTGAAGCAGCTTTGTTGAACTGTAGCAAAGCTCCACGTTTGCACAGTATGCCTGGAAAGATGGGGGGAAGGGCTTGCAGCAACGTTATAATCTcaaaaacttattaaaaaagaagtaagtCTGTCAGACGTGCAGGACGCACTGCTTTATCGAAAGAGGCGGTACATCCGAGGGAGTCGCCCATCCTTGCTGGAAAGTGCTGCCTGGATGTGTTCATAAGTGGGCAAATCTGTTAAGTCACCcagagcagccacagctggTTTTTTGTGAAGCATCTTAGTGACCACTCTCTTGATATCAGTAGATTTCACCTgacctgcagaaaaaaaaaaaaaaaaaagccagagttGTGACAACTACATTCTAACTAGCACGAAGCAGCTTTATTATGATGCTAACCCAGACCCCATGCTCAGAAAATCAATCACTAACTCGAGGCCTTCTCTACCAggcttctgttttttccttccttccaacAAAAATAAGCATTGTGCTAGCATGCAAGCAATTGAGTTCAGTTTGAAATATATATCTGTAGTATTTATGCCCCCAGGCTTTCTAAGGCAATTCATCTATGCTACAAAAATACGTTGCACCCACAATCCAGTCAAGGTAAGGAAAAGCACTGTCTACTCACCGATCAGGGCACAGAGCTCATGAGGTAGCTTCCTTGTGTTTGTTGCCAGCACTTGCCGTCCCACATCTTCAAAAATAACTGGCCGCGACTCAAGGTTCATCATGAGCATGGACTTCAGCTGCGTCTTTGCTCGCTCAAGTTCTACCTGTAAACGAGCAACAAATACAAAGATATGTTCAAAAAAAGTCTGGCCACTGCTCTCTACTATGAGATGCCACGTAAGAGTCCTGCAAAAACCTTCCTCTTTAACAACATGTTCACAAAGTTACTATattcttttacagaaatatgTAACATACTTATCTA
This genomic stretch from Balearica regulorum gibbericeps isolate bBalReg1 chromosome 20, bBalReg1.pri, whole genome shotgun sequence harbors:
- the INPP5E gene encoding phosphatidylinositol polyphosphate 5-phosphatase type IV; this translates as MSTPNGLPQHSGACVTQGTEGGAVQDLHAKKAGKAAKEAGGNGMLTFEDPPSVGTSLNQTLKLLPDELKANMKIKSVTPRPPRKPRLERAASLDEKSWRRWRQFRTSQESLTDPNETSSSNGSLQEASLSPPIRSRASPCHQCCQQNSLQTSSDASEASPVGKSRGGTSDLGKRASEISSAFGGLLRGKAFAGGKPRLSQIMPARPLPPVELSVASHTLRTANRIDSDCMDYRHYSQHKFGRVSSSLSDTRLHGNGMVYDNCSTDSMKSTFSLLTPIRSKDVRSRSYLEGSLLANGALLGAEELSRYFPDRNIGIFVATWNMQGQKELPVNLDDFLLPTDPDYAQDMYVIGVQEGCPDRREWEIRLQETLGPHYVMLYSAAHGVLYMSVFIRRDLIWFCSEVEYATVTTRIVSQIKTKGALGICFTFFGTSFLFITSHFTSGDSKVNERKLDYNKTIQTLTLPKNVPDTNPYRSSSSDVTTRFDEVFWFGDFNFRLNKDRETVDSILNQNPETDVSKLLAYDQLTSEMRRGSIFKGFQEADIHFRPSYKFDIGKDSYDTTSKQRTPSYTDRVVYRSRYRDDIHAVKYSSCPVIKTSDHRPVFALFRVKVRPGRDNIPLAAGQFDRELYLIGIKRRITRELQKRQEQKDQKSSSICSIS